CCGCACAGTCAACTAAAATGAAGATAACAACAGTAAGGAGACGAACTTGCAAAGCAAATAACACAGTAAACGACCATAAAACAGTTTTTCTATAacgattttaagaaaaaaacaattggtCTAGGCGCCTAGATAGTAATCCCTATAAAGCGTACCGATCACTTGAACACTGGtaataaatacataaacaaACTTGACTAGTAAGTATATATACCTCGCTGGAGCTAACACCTTCAAAGGGAACAACCATCTCAACTTCTTGACCACAGAACTCAGCGTGTTTAGCTATCACACCGTTATCATATCCAACGGCCCAAAACATTGTAGAATCATCGTTAACGTATTTGAGCTGTTACATTTGAATAGAGAAGAAACGTTCAACGGCAACGAAATGTAACTACTTAGCAGTGTTATTGATTCATGTCATTACCTTAACTTCGCAGCTAGCGAGACTGTCGTATCTGACACTAGCAGGATTATTCTCGTAGAGGTTAAACTTAAGCGTCCCCGTATTGTCGTGTAAGATCATGTTGAACGTTGACTGATAAGCTGGATTGGGTCCTGTTCTCATCTCGGTTCTTCGAGACAGCTGTTCTAGCTCGACCTCCACGAACGTTTGTACAGgtttgttgctgctgctgccaCCGTTACTACTTTCCGCAATGTCGGGACTTCTCGAGGAGGGGCTTCCGCGGAGGACGCTGCGATGAAGGTTGCTACCGGAGACTACTGTTACGTAGATGATTCCTCCTACTGCTGTTTTGTGAAGATCGGTGGCTGGTAATGAGAAACATCCTCGTCTTGGCTCCACCATCTTCTTGTTCAATGTTTCCGTTAGGATCTTCACCTGAAACGGGAAGAGAATAACGGTTTTACCCTTTTatcggtttaaaaaaaaactaatattatttGGAGAAAATGTAAGAGAAACAAACCAGCCAAGAGGAGACACCGGGAAGCTCTGTGGCGGGAAGAGATTGGCCACCGCCACCGCCGAAAGCAACTCCGATTCTAACGTCAGGGTTAGATACAAAGGAATAGAGCATTGCTTTTCCTTCTAGAGTTGGTCTGATTAGTATCTGTAGAATAAATGAAGTAAGACTCGCAAGTTTCAACGAAAAGACTAAAAGTTTAGACCAATAATAGTTACACTTACATCTCCTTTGATGCAAAGACTGTTGACGACGATTCTTGCTGTTCTGTTAAACGGTTTGGACAACTTGGCTTGGAGCAAGATGCTTAGATCAGATGTGTCCCAAGTGAAATCTAACCGCAAGATTTTCTATACcggaagagaaaaaaaagggtAAAGTATTAAGTCAAAAGCCAAACCTTTTTCTTGGAATATTTGCAGTCAAAAGAAAATGTAGTAAAGGAACCTGTTCCCCTGATTGAGACCAACATGTTCCGTTGAGTCCCAGCAAAGGAGGACATGAGCCAAGAGAGAACTCCAACAACTGTATATTTTCTATTAGTCTTGATCTTCGTTGCCTCAACCGTTTCTGcgttttagattaaaaaaataaataccaaACGTTACACAATGTTTTAGAAGGAACCAACGGGCACAAAAACACATGTTAGGTAGTAAGAGCACATAGCTGAGAATGAATCTGACCTCTACCATAGAAGAAAATCTGAGAGAGAGTTTTTTGTTCATGAAGTTTAGCCAAATTTCAGACAGTAATTTGTTCAGCCATTGGCAATGTTCCAATGGAGTTATAGTCTGTACACAAAGACAATCAAAGGAGTCTTGTAAAAATGGAGCAAATGTAACAAAAGTTTCCAGGTAAAAAACAAAACGAGGGTAACAGAAAGTCTCACCGAAGCATTGAAAACGTTTTGCTTCCACTTCCTGGTTAGATCTTCTGCAAGTATTGCCCTTTGGTAACTCCCATACTGCAGAGAAACAACATATGAACAGCagtgagaaaaaaacaaagcaagACTTAAACAGTAAACCTCAATATCCTAATTATGTGTGCATATGAACAAATTGACTAAAGCTCCTGAAAATTCACCAAGTTTAACATAAGAAACCTACACAAAACATTCTAGCGAGTAAATAGTAACATAAGTAAGCTTCaaactcaaatatatatatatatatatatatatataaagattgtcACTCTTCCATGTCTAAGCAATTTACCATAACTATTTCGAAAGATCAAACACTTTTGGGTGTATATGACAAGTTTGTAAAAGTTAGGTATAAACAAAAAGGCATAAAGCCTCCAACTTTATCACAGGATTCTATAACAATATCCATTAACCATTAAATTAACCTTTTAAAGGGGCaaattaaaacaagaaaaagactTTATCTATATGTAAGCTTGAATCCCACACAGCAATCAaatacaggaaaaaaaaaaggaagtgaCTTTTTGGGTGGATTACCTGAAGAGAAGCCCAAACAGCAACAACGAGAGGAACCCAGTTGGAGAAAGCGAAGACCCATCTCTCAATAGCCCAGAAAGCTAACACCAAAGGAACCAGCAACAGAAGAGAGTGTCTCTCCGCAACTAGATGATTGAAAAACTCTCTTGCAGCTTCGGTGTTTATGAAACCTTTCCTCTTTATTCTCCgaaccatcttcttcaaatttgcttcttcaagcttctttaAGGATCCATGGTCAGAATCTGAAAGCCTTCTTGAGTTGAGCTTGGAATCTGAAGAGTTTTAAGAATAAAGTAAGAACTTTTCTTTAAGCTCCCAACAACATTTGATTTGTTCAACAAGCTTCACAGATCCACGGTGGGTtgagatatttatattttcttctgCACAAGTGGACGAAGAAAGAACAGTAAATAATctgggaaagaaaaaaaaactgaaaaagtcTGTGGGAAGAAGTTTCGATTAATAAGAATGGGACTCTTTCAGACAAGAACTCCGATCTCCCAAGTTACCTGTCGGTAACTCTTAGCTTCTGGTAACGGATATTTAGACAGCATCAACTGTGTGACAAAAGAGTCCTCCCATAATTTCTGcctttttctaatttatttacgACAAAAAACCTCAAAGAAAGACTTTTAAAAGTCttcttatgttttatataaataaatctctttttttttggcaatatAGAAATACAATCCAATGATACCAACTTACGTTAATTTTTTACTCTGCCAAAGTATAAGACTGTAGTcataaaaagtaaaatagaaTCAAACGtggtaataataatattattaaaaagttattaaaatacTTACTGTATGTTTTTTAATTGCTTATCaggaaagaacaaaaaaaacttaaagaaaGACTTTACAACCCATTGATGTTAATTTactatgccatataaaaataaaaatattttgtgtatgaaaattgaaatagaatAAAACGTGGTAATAATAAGGGATATTATAAAAAGTATCAGAATACTTGCTGTATGCTTTTTATCTTATAGATGAACACCACCTCGAATTGATGttcttttataaatacaatCCATTGTTGATATCAATATAATAAAGTTTACTTGGTCCCATGTCACAGAGAGAGATCACGACCGTTTGTAAATAGCAGGAAAAAGTAATGACCGTCCGATATGCCTGCCGTCTGTTATTGACTGTTCACTTCACTGGTCATAGTCTACACCCCTTTACCGTTGACTTTTCAGATAACCTAAAAGACGCGTCATGGACCAGATCCGAGCGGCACGTTTTGCTCTTTCCTTGTTATAGTCTCTTCGTCAAAGGATTAAGAAATCTCTGAAACGTTTATAATTTCAGATCTAAAGACATATGTATGTACTTCAAATCCAAGCAACACAtgttaaataacattttttcttcAACGCATTGGGTTAGatttgaattatat
This region of Brassica napus cultivar Da-Ae chromosome C5, Da-Ae, whole genome shotgun sequence genomic DNA includes:
- the LOC111198050 gene encoding uncharacterized protein LOC111198050; this encodes MVRRIKRKGFINTEAAREFFNHLVAERHSLLLLVPLVLAFWAIERWVFAFSNWVPLVVAVWASLQYGSYQRAILAEDLTRKWKQNVFNASTITPLEHCQWLNKLLSEIWLNFMNKKLSLRFSSMVEKRLRQRRSRLIENIQLLEFSLGSCPPLLGLNGTCWSQSGEQKILRLDFTWDTSDLSILLQAKLSKPFNRTARIVVNSLCIKGDILIRPTLEGKAMLYSFVSNPDVRIGVAFGGGGGQSLPATELPGVSSWLVKILTETLNKKMVEPRRGCFSLPATDLHKTAVGGIIYVTVVSGSNLHRSVLRGSPSSRSPDIAESSNGGSSSNKPVQTFVEVELEQLSRRTEMRTGPNPAYQSTFNMILHDNTGTLKFNLYENNPASVRYDSLASCEVKLKYVNDDSTMFWAVGYDNGVIAKHAEFCGQEVEMVVPFEGVSSSELTVRLLLKEWHFSDGSHSLNGVNSSSLHSLDGSASLFSKTGRKIIVTVLAGKNLVSKTGKCDANVKLQYGKTIQKTKTVNAAEGVWNQKFEFEELAGEEYLKVKCYREEMLGTDNIGTATLSLHGISNSEMHIWVPLEEVSSGEIELLIEALSPEYSEADSSKGLIELVLVEARDLVAADLRGTSDPYVRVQYGEKKQRTKVIYKTLHPKWNQTMEFPDDGSSLELHVKDHNTLLPTSSIGNCVVEYQRLKPNETADKWIPLQGVTRGEIRVRVTRKVTEAPRRASADSSSPFNKALLLSNQMKQVMIKFQNLIDDGDLEGLGEALGELESLEDEQEEYLVQLQTEQMLLINKIKDLGKEILNSSPVQATSHSPSRSGSGSGGGSYSRLRLPAPM